A genome region from Oryzias melastigma strain HK-1 linkage group LG12, ASM292280v2, whole genome shotgun sequence includes the following:
- the wdr45 gene encoding WD repeat domain phosphoinositide-interacting protein 4 has protein sequence MAQQRGVNSLQFNQDQSCFCCAMETGVRIYNVEPLMEKGHLDHEQVGSVALCSMLHRSNLLAIVGGGVNPRFSEISVLIWDDARDSREPKDKLVLEFTFTKPVLAVRMRHDKIIIVLKNRIYVYTFPDNPVKLFEFDTRDNPKGLCDLCPSLEKQLLVFPGHKCGSLQLVDLSNTKPGTSSAPFTINAHQSEIACVALNQPGSVAASASRKGTLIRLFDTTTRDKLVELRRGTDPATLYCINFSHDSSFLCASSDKGTVHIFALKDTKLNRRSALARVGKVGPVIGQYVDSQWSLASFTVPAECACICAFGKNTSKSVNSVIAICVDGTFHKYVFTPDGNCNREAFDVYLDICDDDDF, from the exons ATGGCTCAGCAGAGAGGAGTGAACAGCCTGCAGTTCAATCAGGACCAGA GCTGCTTCTGCTGTGCGATGGAGACCGGCGTCCGGATCTACAACGTGGAGCCGCTGATGGAGAAAGGTCACCTGG ACCACGAGCAGGTGGGCAGCGTGGCGCTCTGCTCCATGCTGCACCGCTCCAACCTGCTGGCCATCGTTGGAGGCGGAGTCAACCCCAGGTTCTCTGAGATTTCAG TTCTGATCTGGGACGACGCCCGCGACTCACGAGAACCCAAAGACAAGCTGGTGCTGGAGTTCACCTTCACCAAGCCCGTTCTGGCCGTGCGCATGAGGCACGACAA GATCATCATCGTGCTGAAGAACCGGATCTATGTCTACACCTTTCCAGACAACCCGGTGAAGctgtttgagtttgacaccagaGACAACCCTAAAG GCCTGTGCGACCTTTGTCCCAGTCTGGAGAAGCAGCTGCTGGTCTTCCCGGGTCACAAGTGCGGCAGCCTGCAGCTGGTC GACTTGTCCAACACCAAACCCGGCACGTCCTCCGCCCCCTTCACCATCAACGCCCACCAGAGCGAGATCGCCTGCGTGGCGCTCAACCAGCCGGGCAGCGTGGCGGCCTCGGCGTCTCGCAAAGGAACGCTCATCCGGCTCTTCGACACCACCACCAGAGACAAGCTGGTGGAGCTGCGGCGAGGAACCGACCCCGCCACCCTCTACTG CATCAACTTCAGCCACGACTCGTCCTTCCTGTGCGCCTCCAGCGACAAAGGAACCGTCCACATCTTCGCCCTGAAGGACACCAAACTGAACCGCCGCTCTGC GCTGGCGCGGGTCGGGAAGGTGGGGCCTGTCATCGGTCAGTACGTGGACAGCCAGTGGTCGCTCGCCAGCTTCACCGTGCCCGCCGAGTGCGCCTGCATCTGCGCGTTCGGGAAGAACACGTCCAAGAGCGTCAACTCGGTCATCG CCATCTGTGTGGACGGGACCTTCCACAAGTACGTCTTCACGCCGGACGGGAACTGCAACCGCGAAGCCTTCGACGTGTACCTGGACATCTGTGACGACGACGacttctga